A stretch of Paenibacillus mucilaginosus 3016 DNA encodes these proteins:
- a CDS encoding sigma-70 family RNA polymerase sigma factor: protein MNFPERDAFQDVFYTHYPSVRRKLMALVRNEAAAEDLAQEVFLRLYRTPPDDPGAVGAWLHRVLTRTAYDYLNKLTRERALLEKQEHEVQTRPEGRSGEEEVLQKLDQEEVRAWLSQLSERDREVLLLRHSGYSYAEIAERLQVRQPLVGMLIQRATARLKRCAGGAAQVKRKAK, encoded by the coding sequence ATGAACTTTCCGGAAAGGGATGCATTTCAAGACGTTTTCTACACCCATTATCCGAGCGTACGCCGCAAGCTGATGGCGTTGGTGCGCAATGAGGCGGCTGCCGAGGATTTGGCTCAGGAGGTCTTCCTCAGACTCTACCGAACCCCGCCGGATGATCCGGGTGCCGTGGGAGCCTGGCTTCATCGGGTTTTGACCCGGACGGCCTACGATTACTTGAACAAATTAACGCGCGAGAGGGCGCTGCTCGAGAAACAGGAACACGAGGTACAGACGCGGCCGGAGGGCCGGTCAGGGGAAGAGGAAGTTCTGCAGAAGCTCGATCAGGAAGAAGTAAGGGCCTGGCTGAGCCAGCTGTCGGAGCGGGACCGGGAAGTGCTGCTGCTGAGGCATTCGGGCTACAGCTATGCCGAGATCGCCGAGCGGCTTCAGGTCAGGCAGCCCCTTGTCGGCATGCTGATCCAGCGGGCTACGGCGAGGCTGAAGCGGTGCGCGGGCGGAGCGGCACAGGTAAAGAGGAAAGCAAAATAA
- the pyrE gene encoding orotate phosphoribosyltransferase, whose product MSQKTIVTSPALAEQIASDLLKIGAVALRPQQPFTWTSGLKSPIYCDNRLTISYPEIRERIADGFVQLIRDNFPDAEVIAGAATGGIPHAAWVAQKLGLPMVYVRDKAKGHGKENLIEGHIEAGQKTVVIEDLISTGGSSLKVALAVNDAGAQALGVLGIFSYQFEKAKAAFGEAGVPFETLTNYSVLLDVAVKNGSIQESDLQALRAWSSNPSEYGK is encoded by the coding sequence ATGAGTCAAAAAACCATCGTTACAAGTCCCGCTCTCGCCGAGCAGATTGCTTCCGACCTCCTGAAGATCGGAGCGGTTGCTCTGCGTCCGCAGCAGCCTTTCACGTGGACGTCCGGCCTCAAGTCGCCGATCTACTGCGACAACCGCCTGACGATCTCTTATCCGGAGATCCGTGAGCGGATCGCCGACGGCTTCGTCCAGCTGATCCGCGACAACTTCCCGGATGCGGAAGTCATCGCGGGCGCGGCGACAGGCGGCATTCCGCACGCAGCATGGGTTGCACAGAAGCTCGGTCTGCCGATGGTGTATGTGCGTGATAAAGCGAAGGGCCACGGCAAGGAGAACCTGATCGAAGGGCATATCGAGGCCGGCCAGAAGACCGTAGTGATCGAGGATCTGATCTCGACCGGCGGCAGCTCGCTGAAGGTTGCTCTCGCGGTCAATGACGCAGGCGCACAGGCGCTTGGCGTACTCGGCATTTTCTCCTACCAGTTCGAGAAAGCCAAAGCGGCGTTCGGCGAAGCCGGCGTACCGTTCGAGACGCTGACGAACTACTCCGTCCTGCTCGATGTGGCGGTGAAGAACGGCAGCATTCAGGAGAGCGACCTGCAGGCACTGAGAGCGTGGAGCTCGAATCCGAGCGAATACGGCAAATAA
- the pyrF gene encoding orotidine-5'-phosphate decarboxylase, which translates to MSNAAQRIMVALDYPHAEQAQALVESLAGIPCYMKVGMQLFYSASPGFVNSLKEKGYHVFLDLKMHDIPNTVKGGAESITRLGVDMFNVHAAGGRAMMEAAMEGVDKALTGLGASAVRPAVIGVTQLTSTSQAVMNEEIGLAGTVEEAVLRYAQLTRTAGLHGVVASPLEVVRIKETCGSGFLTVTPGIRPAGSDIGDQSRVMTPPEAFAQGTDYVVIGRPITGAADPRAALEAIIASISE; encoded by the coding sequence ATGTCGAACGCAGCACAGCGGATTATGGTGGCCCTGGATTATCCGCATGCGGAGCAGGCGCAGGCGTTGGTGGAATCCCTGGCGGGGATTCCCTGTTACATGAAGGTGGGAATGCAGCTGTTCTACAGTGCAAGCCCCGGGTTTGTCAACAGTTTGAAGGAGAAGGGCTATCATGTCTTCCTGGACCTCAAGATGCACGATATCCCGAATACGGTCAAGGGCGGGGCGGAGAGCATCACGCGGCTTGGCGTGGATATGTTCAACGTGCATGCCGCCGGGGGACGGGCCATGATGGAAGCCGCCATGGAGGGTGTGGACAAGGCGCTGACGGGTCTTGGCGCATCTGCCGTGCGTCCGGCGGTCATCGGCGTGACGCAGCTGACCAGCACCTCCCAGGCGGTCATGAATGAGGAGATCGGGCTGGCCGGCACAGTGGAGGAAGCTGTCCTGCGGTATGCCCAGCTGACCCGCACGGCGGGACTGCACGGTGTTGTCGCTTCCCCGCTCGAGGTGGTACGGATCAAGGAAACCTGCGGCAGCGGCTTTCTTACCGTTACGCCGGGGATCCGGCCGGCCGGCTCGGATATCGGCGACCAGTCGCGCGTCATGACGCCTCCGGAGGCTTTTGCCCAAGGTACGGATTACGTGGTGATCGGACGGCCGATTACAGGCGCAGCGGACCCTAGAGCGGCGCTGGAAGCCATCATCGCTTCGATATCGGAGTAG
- the carB gene encoding carbamoyl-phosphate synthase large subunit: MPKNNSLKKILVIGSGPIVIGQAAEFDYAGTQACQALKEEGYEVVLINSNPATIMTDTNMADKVYIEPITLEFVTQIIRQERPDGLLPTLGGQTGLNMAVELARAGVLERENVKLLGTQLTAIEKAEDRDLFRDLMRELEQPVPESVIVTTVQEAVDFANEIGFPIIVRPAYTLGGTGGGICANEEELIETVASGIRYSPINQCLVEKSIAGMKEVEYEVMRDANDNCIVVCNMENFDPVGVHTGDSIVVAPSQTLSDREYQMLRSASLKIIRALSIEGGCNVQFALDPHSYQYYVIEVNPRVSRSSALASKATGYPIAKMAAKIAIGYTLDEIVNPVTGQTYACFEPTLDYIVSKIPRWPFDKFTAANRKLGTQMKATGEVMAIGRTFEESIHKAIRSLEIGVHRLCLKDTDKLDQATLELRLVKPDDERMFLIAEALRRGYTVQQLQDLTKVDWWFLHKLEKMIKFEAELLQPELTEELLLEAKRKGFTDRAIAEIRAAASNGLNLTKEADVRSYRLGLGLKPVYKMVDTCAAEFEATTPYYYSTYEVEDEVKETEKQKIVVLGSGPIRIGQGIEFDYSTVHAVWAIQNAGYEAVIINNNPETVSTDFNTSDRLYFEPLFFEDVMNIIEREKPIGVIVQFGGQTAINLAAPLAKAGVRILGTDLENIDAAEDRKKFEALLRKLDIAQPPGGTVTSVDEAVGMASRFGYPVLVRPSYVLGGRAMEIVYSDEELLSYMEYAVTINPEHPVLIDRYMLGKEVEVDAICDKETVLIPGIMEHVERAGVHSGDSISVYPPQTVSEELKAKIVDITTKIARGLQIVGLVNIQFVIFQDEVYVIEVNPRSSRTVPFLSKVTKIPMANIATRVITGESLASMGYETGLWPEDDYVSVKVPVFSFAKLRRVDTTLGPEMKSTGEVMGRDKTFAKALYKGFIGSGMKVPPAGAIIATIADKDKEEATEIFRGFDRLGYRIIATGGTAQTLEDAGLKVTRVHKLSEGTPNILDLIRGGEAHFVVNTLTKGKTPERDGFRIRREAVENGVVCMTSLDTVKALLHVLESIYFQSTAMPVVHA; encoded by the coding sequence ATGCCGAAAAATAATTCGCTCAAAAAAATCCTCGTTATCGGTTCGGGACCTATCGTCATCGGACAAGCGGCGGAATTCGACTATGCCGGCACCCAAGCCTGCCAGGCACTCAAAGAAGAAGGCTACGAAGTTGTTCTGATCAACTCCAACCCGGCCACAATCATGACCGATACGAACATGGCCGACAAAGTATATATCGAACCGATCACCCTTGAATTTGTAACCCAGATCATCCGCCAGGAGCGTCCGGACGGACTTCTCCCTACGCTGGGAGGCCAAACGGGCCTGAACATGGCGGTAGAACTGGCACGTGCGGGCGTGCTTGAGCGCGAGAACGTCAAGCTGCTCGGCACCCAGCTGACGGCGATCGAGAAGGCCGAGGACCGCGACCTGTTCCGCGACCTGATGCGCGAGCTCGAGCAGCCGGTGCCGGAGAGCGTCATCGTGACGACGGTGCAGGAAGCGGTTGACTTCGCGAACGAAATCGGCTTCCCGATCATCGTGCGTCCGGCTTATACGCTCGGCGGTACGGGCGGCGGGATCTGCGCCAATGAAGAAGAGCTGATCGAGACCGTCGCTTCCGGGATCCGGTACAGCCCGATCAACCAGTGTCTGGTCGAGAAAAGCATCGCGGGCATGAAGGAAGTCGAATACGAAGTCATGCGGGACGCGAACGATAACTGTATCGTGGTCTGCAACATGGAGAACTTCGACCCGGTCGGCGTACATACCGGCGATAGTATCGTCGTAGCGCCGAGCCAGACGCTGTCCGACCGCGAGTACCAGATGCTCCGTTCGGCATCGCTGAAGATCATCCGCGCCCTGAGCATTGAGGGCGGCTGCAACGTGCAGTTCGCACTGGACCCGCATTCCTACCAGTACTATGTTATCGAAGTGAACCCGCGTGTCAGCCGTTCCTCGGCCCTGGCTTCCAAGGCAACCGGTTATCCGATTGCCAAGATGGCGGCGAAGATCGCGATCGGCTACACGCTCGATGAGATCGTGAACCCGGTAACGGGCCAGACGTATGCCTGCTTCGAGCCTACGCTCGACTACATCGTATCGAAGATTCCGCGCTGGCCGTTCGACAAGTTCACGGCGGCGAACCGGAAGCTCGGTACGCAGATGAAGGCAACAGGTGAAGTCATGGCGATCGGCCGGACCTTCGAAGAGTCGATCCACAAGGCGATCCGTTCCCTGGAGATCGGTGTACACCGCCTCTGCCTGAAGGATACCGACAAGCTTGACCAGGCGACGCTGGAGCTGCGTCTTGTGAAGCCGGACGACGAGCGCATGTTCCTTATCGCCGAGGCGCTGCGCCGCGGATACACCGTGCAGCAGCTGCAGGATCTGACGAAGGTCGACTGGTGGTTCCTGCACAAGCTCGAGAAGATGATCAAGTTCGAAGCCGAGCTGCTCCAGCCGGAGCTGACCGAAGAGCTGCTGCTCGAAGCGAAGCGCAAAGGCTTCACGGACCGTGCGATCGCCGAGATCCGCGCGGCCGCAAGCAATGGGCTCAACCTGACGAAGGAAGCGGACGTCCGTTCCTACCGCCTCGGCCTCGGCCTGAAGCCGGTCTACAAGATGGTCGATACGTGCGCAGCCGAGTTCGAAGCAACGACACCTTACTACTACTCCACGTATGAAGTGGAAGATGAAGTGAAAGAAACCGAGAAGCAGAAGATCGTCGTGCTCGGCTCCGGTCCGATCCGGATCGGCCAGGGCATCGAGTTTGACTACTCGACGGTTCACGCGGTATGGGCGATCCAGAACGCGGGCTACGAAGCGGTCATCATCAACAACAACCCGGAGACGGTATCGACGGACTTCAATACGTCCGACCGCCTGTACTTCGAGCCGCTCTTCTTCGAGGATGTCATGAACATCATCGAGCGCGAGAAGCCGATCGGCGTTATCGTCCAGTTCGGCGGCCAGACGGCCATCAACCTGGCGGCACCGCTGGCCAAAGCCGGCGTGCGCATCCTGGGTACCGATCTGGAGAACATCGATGCGGCGGAAGACCGCAAGAAGTTCGAAGCGCTGCTGCGCAAGCTGGACATCGCCCAGCCGCCGGGCGGCACGGTTACTTCCGTGGACGAAGCGGTGGGCATGGCTTCGCGCTTCGGTTATCCGGTTCTCGTCCGTCCTTCGTACGTACTGGGCGGCCGCGCGATGGAGATCGTTTACTCCGATGAAGAGCTCCTGAGCTACATGGAGTACGCCGTGACGATCAATCCGGAGCATCCGGTTCTGATCGACCGCTACATGCTCGGCAAGGAAGTGGAAGTCGACGCGATCTGCGACAAAGAGACCGTTCTGATTCCGGGTATCATGGAACACGTCGAGAGAGCGGGCGTTCACTCCGGTGACTCCATCTCGGTATATCCGCCGCAGACGGTTTCGGAAGAGCTCAAAGCGAAGATCGTCGACATCACGACGAAGATTGCCAGAGGCCTGCAGATCGTCGGTCTCGTCAATATCCAGTTCGTTATCTTCCAGGATGAAGTGTACGTGATCGAGGTGAACCCTCGTTCCTCGCGGACCGTGCCGTTCCTGAGCAAGGTGACGAAGATTCCGATGGCCAACATCGCCACCCGCGTCATCACGGGCGAATCGCTCGCGAGCATGGGCTACGAAACGGGCCTGTGGCCGGAAGATGATTATGTATCGGTGAAAGTGCCGGTCTTCTCCTTCGCGAAGCTGCGCCGCGTAGACACGACGCTCGGACCGGAGATGAAATCGACAGGCGAAGTCATGGGCCGCGACAAAACGTTCGCCAAGGCGCTGTACAAAGGCTTCATCGGCTCCGGCATGAAGGTGCCGCCGGCCGGCGCGATTATCGCGACGATCGCCGATAAGGACAAAGAGGAAGCGACGGAGATCTTCCGCGGCTTCGACCGGCTCGGCTACCGCATCATCGCGACAGGCGGCACGGCGCAGACGCTTGAGGATGCCGGTCTGAAGGTGACCCGCGTTCACAAGCTGAGCGAAGGCACGCCGAACATTCTTGACCTGATCCGCGGCGGCGAAGCGCACTTCGTGGTGAACACCCTGACGAAGGGCAAAACACCGGAGCGCGACGGCTTCCGGATCCGCCGCGAAGCGGTGGAGAACGGCGTCGTGTGCATGACCTCGCTCGATACGGTGAAGGCGCTGCTCCACGTACTGGAGTCGATCTACTTCCAATCGACGGCTATGCCGGTCGTTCACGCTTAA